The following coding sequences lie in one candidate division WOR-3 bacterium genomic window:
- a CDS encoding CDP-alcohol phosphatidyltransferase family protein codes for MKEESKRRGRRLLRPLVNLLVTARVTPCAVTLAAVPLALGASVLLALGRFVWAGILLALVGLCDTLDGGLSRLTGRATSSGAFLDSVVDRFGELVAFIGLFWYYQSVNRWYALVVLFALVCSFMVSYVRARAEGAGYECRVGWFERPVRVLVLLFGLFILGRTWTPLALAVIAAGSFGTVIHRLVHVLGQARPHDC; via the coding sequence GTGAAGGAAGAGAGTAAGCGCCGGGGAAGAAGGCTGCTGCGGCCGCTCGTAAACCTTCTGGTTACAGCCCGGGTTACGCCCTGCGCCGTGACGCTCGCTGCTGTTCCCTTGGCCCTTGGCGCCAGCGTGCTGCTTGCTTTGGGCCGATTTGTCTGGGCCGGTATTCTTCTCGCTCTGGTTGGTCTGTGCGACACCCTGGACGGTGGACTGTCGCGGCTGACCGGACGGGCTACAAGCAGTGGCGCCTTCCTTGACTCGGTGGTGGACCGGTTCGGTGAGCTTGTTGCATTCATTGGTCTCTTCTGGTACTACCAGAGTGTGAACAGGTGGTACGCGCTTGTCGTACTCTTCGCTCTTGTGTGTTCGTTCATGGTCAGCTATGTTCGCGCCCGAGCTGAAGGGGCAGGGTACGAGTGTCGGGTCGGTTGGTTCGAGCGGCCGGTGAGGGTGTTAGTGCTCCTATTCGGGCTGTTCATACTTGGGCGGACCTGGACTCCACTTGCCCTTGCAGTGATTGCTGCTGGGAGCTTTGGTACCGTCATCCACCGCCTTGTGCATGTCCTGGGTCAGGCAAGACCTCACGATTGTTAG
- the rsmI gene encoding 16S rRNA (cytidine(1402)-2'-O)-methyltransferase — translation MVSTPIGNLGDMTLRALDVLAWVDAVACEDTRRTGLLLGHFGVKARLVSYHEYNKLSRTPEVLEMIVQGKRVALVTDAGTPGISDPGFYLIRAAIEKGLRVVAVPGASAILAALVVSGLPSDRFAFEGFLPKREGRRRKRLAGLKNEQRTMVFYESPRRLARLLAEMRELWGERRVVVGRELTKKFEEVVRGTLSDVLARFADRELKGETVVVVAGAESGQDEQEKDGKEDESQTGHDSEQVEESRSETGECLGSLTNCEGRE, via the coding sequence GTGGTTTCGACACCAATCGGCAATCTCGGTGATATGACACTGCGAGCGCTCGACGTGCTGGCCTGGGTGGACGCGGTCGCCTGTGAGGACACACGGCGCACCGGACTCCTATTGGGCCACTTCGGTGTGAAAGCCAGATTGGTTTCCTATCATGAGTACAACAAGCTGAGCCGGACGCCGGAAGTTCTGGAAATGATTGTGCAGGGCAAGCGGGTAGCACTGGTCACCGACGCAGGTACCCCGGGCATATCTGACCCCGGGTTCTATCTGATTCGCGCTGCAATTGAGAAAGGTTTGCGGGTAGTTGCGGTGCCCGGTGCGTCGGCTATCCTTGCAGCACTTGTTGTTTCCGGTCTGCCGTCGGACCGATTTGCATTTGAAGGTTTCTTGCCCAAACGGGAAGGTCGGCGTCGTAAACGGCTTGCAGGTCTTAAGAACGAACAGCGGACGATGGTATTCTACGAGTCACCCCGCCGGCTGGCGCGGCTTCTTGCCGAAATGCGTGAGTTGTGGGGTGAGCGCAGAGTGGTGGTAGGTCGAGAGTTGACGAAGAAGTTTGAGGAGGTTGTCCGCGGGACGCTGAGCGATGTTCTCGCTAGGTTTGCAGATCGCGAGCTCAAGGGCGAGACTGTGGTTGTGGTTGCGGGTGCTGAAAGCGGTCAAGACGAGCAGGAGAAGGACGGGAAGGAAGACGAATCTCAGACCGGACATGACTCGGAGCAAGTTGAGGAAAGCCGGTCCGAGACTGGTGAGTGTCTAGGCAGCTTGACAAACTGTGAAGGAAGAGAGTAA
- a CDS encoding sigma-70 family RNA polymerase sigma factor: MKSYMDEQLPPATENEEQELVTEATREARLKRVGWLESVYQKAAQDKRITYEELDDLLPDEVLTSSRQLDELITELARDGIRVTESREEELPVMRRGPRPVIQRTEDPTKSYFRELSKLPLLTREEEIYYSREMEEGYDSIIEFLFRPVAIMRQLVNECAAIEDGTKSLDQVARVEFECLFDQKALSRDRQRFVSIIHRIRREADWIDSIERGSKRPGRRTRFKVEEARQRVVNWIKKLALQHQLINVFIGQFKDAARRALECHEKIQRARAEGRSADEVKQLRAQLKQEQVFLGCSIPEIRRNLEEMARCEKRIIAARDKMIEGNVRLVISIAKRYVNRGLEFADLLEEGNVGLIKAVEKFNYRKGFKFSTYATWWIKQAITRAIADQSRTVRVPAHIIDAINKVGKIQRKFMQEHGREASVAELAQRLSTPKDKIEALTRISQFGVSLDKPVDDDESSFIGDFICDEKTASPSHAAGVSLLAEKLESALKVLTKREEKVLRLRFGLGDGCPRTLEEVGQIFNITRERVRQIEAKALKKLRHPVRLRKFEALRDLLK, from the coding sequence TTGAAGTCGTACATGGATGAGCAACTGCCACCCGCAACCGAGAACGAGGAACAGGAGCTTGTGACCGAAGCGACCCGAGAGGCCCGGCTAAAGCGCGTGGGGTGGCTGGAGTCAGTTTACCAGAAGGCAGCCCAAGACAAACGCATCACCTACGAGGAACTTGATGACTTGCTGCCTGACGAGGTACTGACATCTTCACGACAGCTTGATGAACTCATTACTGAGCTGGCCAGGGATGGCATCAGGGTAACGGAGAGCCGGGAAGAAGAGTTGCCAGTGATGCGCCGAGGCCCAAGGCCGGTTATCCAGCGCACCGAGGACCCGACCAAGTCCTATTTCCGGGAGCTGTCCAAGCTGCCGCTGCTGACGAGGGAGGAGGAGATATACTACTCCCGTGAAATGGAGGAGGGGTACGACAGTATAATCGAGTTTCTGTTCCGGCCGGTAGCGATTATGCGTCAACTGGTCAATGAGTGCGCAGCAATTGAGGACGGCACCAAATCACTCGACCAAGTTGCACGCGTCGAGTTCGAATGCCTGTTTGACCAGAAGGCGCTTTCCCGTGACCGGCAGCGGTTCGTTTCGATCATTCACCGGATTCGCCGCGAGGCCGACTGGATTGATAGCATCGAGCGGGGTAGTAAGCGACCGGGACGCAGGACAAGGTTCAAGGTCGAGGAGGCGCGGCAGAGGGTTGTAAACTGGATCAAGAAACTCGCACTTCAGCATCAACTTATCAACGTCTTCATCGGCCAGTTCAAAGATGCTGCACGGCGGGCGCTTGAGTGTCACGAGAAGATTCAGCGGGCAAGGGCCGAAGGACGCAGCGCCGATGAAGTCAAGCAACTGCGGGCGCAACTCAAGCAGGAACAGGTGTTTCTAGGCTGTAGCATACCAGAAATTAGAAGAAATCTTGAGGAGATGGCTCGGTGCGAAAAGAGAATAATTGCGGCCCGCGACAAGATGATCGAGGGCAATGTTCGTCTGGTGATCTCGATCGCCAAGCGGTATGTCAATCGGGGTCTTGAGTTTGCCGACCTTCTGGAAGAAGGTAACGTCGGTCTCATCAAGGCAGTCGAGAAGTTCAACTACCGCAAGGGGTTCAAGTTTTCTACCTATGCGACGTGGTGGATAAAGCAGGCAATAACCCGGGCAATAGCGGATCAGTCCCGCACTGTGCGAGTGCCGGCTCACATTATTGATGCTATCAACAAGGTGGGCAAGATTCAGCGTAAGTTCATGCAGGAACACGGCCGTGAGGCGTCGGTTGCGGAGCTGGCCCAGCGGCTGTCAACGCCCAAGGACAAGATTGAGGCGTTGACTAGGATATCGCAGTTCGGTGTCTCGTTGGACAAGCCGGTGGATGATGACGAGTCAAGTTTCATTGGTGATTTCATCTGCGATGAAAAGACCGCTTCGCCATCTCATGCGGCAGGCGTGTCACTACTGGCCGAGAAGCTTGAAAGCGCACTCAAGGTCCTGACCAAGCGAGAGGAGAAGGTGCTGCGTTTGCGTTTCGGCTTGGGCGACGGTTGCCCGCGAACACTCGAGGAAGTCGGTCAGATATTCAATATCACCCGCGAGCGTGTGCGACAGATTGAGGCCAAGGCGCTGAAGAAACTGCGACACCCGGTGCGGCTGCGCAAGTTCGAAGCGCTGCGTGATCTTCTGAAATGA
- the dnaG gene encoding DNA primase, which yields MIKPETVERVRAETDIVELIGSYLPLKRVGRNFRGLCPFHPDRSPSFYVSPDRQTYHCFGCGAGGNAVGFVMAHEKLAFPEAVRFLANRLGIEVVEEAAGPNRPMYEICEQVTQYFERQLATSERAMAYVERRGLTPGTVKRFRLGFAPAGNRLRGEARRRSWPEEGLLRAGLLVKREAGITDYFYDRLIFPIFSMSGKVVGFGGRVLGDEEPKYLNSPDTEIFRKGYVLYGAFQAKGYMREEPPILVEGNFDLLTLVENGINNVVAPLGTALTMSQALLLARYNRSVIVCFDGDAAGRKAARRTLETVLRCGLDPQFVLLPDGVDPDAYVRKEGVDAFRLLVSQARGFVDFVLEGRKLRTVTDERAALRELVALLRLIGDPATRELYANEVAARLRVTKEVLLADAAELPAARPRVPGTDAIEEKVLAVAVQDANLARVVRDFCVAEVLADERLRAVAALVAEHCDEPGFGPALLLDKISDEDTRRRLAGWTFVERLLPDPDEFEKRVRRLRAAWLHRRIVAAYEAGNEREAEMLSRERSELLGGVARERSASK from the coding sequence ATGATAAAGCCTGAAACTGTTGAACGCGTGCGAGCCGAAACCGATATTGTGGAGCTTATTGGTTCCTATCTGCCTTTGAAAAGGGTTGGCCGTAACTTCCGTGGGCTCTGTCCATTTCATCCAGACCGCAGTCCCTCGTTCTATGTCAGCCCGGACCGCCAGACCTATCATTGTTTCGGGTGTGGAGCCGGCGGTAATGCAGTCGGGTTCGTGATGGCACATGAGAAACTGGCTTTTCCAGAAGCGGTGAGGTTCTTGGCAAACCGCCTTGGCATTGAGGTTGTTGAGGAGGCGGCAGGTCCGAACCGGCCGATGTATGAAATCTGCGAGCAGGTCACGCAGTATTTTGAGCGACAGCTCGCAACGTCCGAGCGTGCTATGGCCTACGTGGAACGCCGAGGTCTCACACCTGGTACGGTCAAGCGATTCCGGCTCGGCTTCGCGCCAGCCGGCAACCGGCTGCGTGGGGAGGCACGCCGGAGGTCCTGGCCTGAGGAAGGGCTTCTGCGGGCCGGGCTGCTGGTGAAGCGGGAGGCGGGCATTACGGACTATTTCTATGACCGACTGATATTCCCGATCTTCTCGATGTCGGGCAAAGTTGTAGGCTTTGGCGGCCGGGTACTGGGTGACGAAGAACCTAAGTACCTCAACTCGCCCGACACCGAGATTTTCCGCAAGGGCTATGTTCTATATGGGGCATTTCAGGCCAAAGGGTACATGCGTGAGGAACCACCGATTCTGGTCGAGGGTAATTTCGACTTGCTGACGCTTGTAGAGAATGGCATCAATAACGTAGTCGCTCCGCTTGGCACAGCGCTGACTATGAGTCAGGCACTCTTGCTTGCCCGATACAACCGCAGCGTCATCGTTTGCTTCGACGGCGATGCGGCTGGTCGCAAGGCAGCCCGTCGGACACTCGAGACAGTGCTGCGTTGCGGGCTTGACCCTCAGTTTGTATTGCTGCCAGACGGCGTCGACCCTGATGCCTACGTGCGCAAGGAGGGTGTGGATGCTTTCCGGTTGCTTGTTAGCCAGGCCCGGGGATTCGTGGATTTTGTGCTTGAAGGCAGGAAACTCCGTACTGTAACGGACGAACGGGCGGCGTTGCGGGAGCTGGTTGCTCTGCTGCGGCTCATCGGAGACCCGGCAACAAGAGAGCTCTACGCCAACGAGGTGGCCGCCCGCTTGAGGGTCACTAAGGAAGTACTGCTTGCAGACGCAGCCGAGCTACCAGCGGCACGGCCAAGAGTACCTGGTACTGATGCGATCGAGGAGAAAGTGCTTGCGGTTGCGGTTCAGGATGCAAACCTCGCTCGCGTGGTACGGGATTTCTGCGTTGCCGAGGTGTTGGCCGATGAACGCCTGCGGGCTGTGGCTGCGCTGGTGGCCGAGCACTGCGACGAGCCGGGATTTGGTCCGGCACTGCTGCTAGACAAGATCAGCGATGAAGATACGAGAAGAAGACTGGCAGGATGGACGTTTGTTGAGCGTCTGCTGCCTGACCCGGATGAGTTCGAAAAGCGAGTACGCCGGCTCCGGGCGGCCTGGCTGCACCGTCGGATTGTTGCGGCCTACGAAGCGGGCAACGAACGCGAGGCCGAGATGCTCAGTCGGGAGCGAAGCGAACTTCTCGGCGGGGTCGCACGTGAAAGGAGTGCCAGCAAATGA
- a CDS encoding Smr/MutS family protein has product MSKQALELLEFPRVCEIIASYCRTPMGKERALAMVPQASAEIVKAELDRVTELVALEDEPDIGSVPDIRSCLRRAVQEGILAGPELLAVRCACAGVRRSRQFFSQRRERAPRVWHVARRLVEQPELELTLDRVLDDAGLVRDSATPVLDKTRRELRRRRNRLVDRMEKMVAEHPEWFADRPTVRRDRFVLPVRLEAREQVGGVIHESSASGHTLFVEPLETVADQNELAELRGVEADEVARVFRNLSGLVARHAADLQISIDTVGELDLLLAKRRFALEFNCCRPEISNGCRIELVGARHPLLARRKRDVVPLNFRVPDGKHVVLVSGPNAGGKTVVIKTLGLLCLMLACGLYLPAEAGTSLPLFEKVFVDIGDEQSLDADLSSFTGHLVRLKHILEHADTRSLVLLDEIGASTAPEEGVALAVAVLEALRDRGVLTVATTHLGALKMFVQDEPGMVNAAMGFRDGRPTYRLTFGFPGESSALEIAARVGLGEELIRRAESRLGREWLDLGAKLRVLNQELEKALVARREAEAVRLEGERLRTTYEARLDELEQRVRTEQERLQHERKDVLIRTRREIENLVREIRETQARHDVVVKAKRFVEDELRKTDVTGTKSQGSASEVREPNIGPRFAVGDAVESKSLRCRGTVAQVTGEAVTVVLGNIRMQLPVSDLVAVGASADSAPGVVQAAEPFHFEPRLSVRGMPKDEAEEAVSRFLDDAVCLGTKQVVVVHGKGMGVLQKMLWRRLRDDPRVRGFRFGEPSEGGTGATVVLLGDDASGDAKLSVATSPGQKRANRRKRG; this is encoded by the coding sequence TTGTCGAAGCAAGCCTTGGAGCTCTTAGAGTTTCCGCGGGTGTGCGAGATCATCGCCAGCTACTGCCGCACACCAATGGGAAAGGAACGGGCGTTGGCCATGGTCCCTCAGGCTTCGGCCGAAATTGTCAAGGCCGAACTTGATCGCGTGACCGAGCTTGTGGCATTGGAGGACGAGCCGGATATTGGCAGTGTGCCGGACATTCGTTCGTGTTTGAGGCGTGCCGTTCAGGAAGGCATCCTTGCTGGCCCTGAGCTGTTGGCCGTGCGGTGTGCGTGTGCTGGTGTCCGCAGGAGCCGTCAATTCTTTAGCCAGCGACGGGAAAGAGCTCCCCGGGTCTGGCACGTCGCGCGTAGGCTCGTAGAGCAGCCTGAGCTGGAACTGACGCTAGACCGTGTTCTGGACGACGCTGGTTTGGTTCGCGATTCGGCCACGCCGGTGCTGGACAAGACCCGAAGGGAGTTGCGACGTCGGCGCAATCGGCTGGTGGATCGGATGGAGAAGATGGTTGCTGAGCACCCGGAGTGGTTCGCGGACCGGCCGACGGTGCGGCGAGACCGGTTCGTCCTGCCGGTTCGCCTTGAGGCACGCGAGCAGGTTGGTGGCGTCATCCATGAGAGCTCGGCCAGTGGCCATACACTTTTCGTGGAGCCGCTTGAAACGGTTGCAGATCAGAACGAGCTTGCCGAGCTACGCGGGGTCGAGGCTGACGAAGTGGCGCGAGTGTTTAGGAACTTGTCCGGTCTGGTGGCGAGACACGCGGCCGATCTGCAGATCAGCATTGACACAGTCGGCGAGCTGGACCTGCTGTTGGCGAAACGGAGGTTCGCGCTGGAGTTCAACTGCTGCAGACCCGAAATCTCCAACGGCTGTCGTATCGAGCTGGTGGGGGCTAGACATCCGCTACTGGCAAGGCGGAAGCGGGATGTGGTGCCGCTCAATTTTCGGGTGCCGGATGGCAAACATGTGGTACTTGTTTCAGGGCCGAATGCGGGCGGCAAGACGGTTGTCATCAAAACGCTTGGTCTGCTCTGCCTTATGCTTGCTTGCGGTCTCTACTTGCCCGCTGAAGCCGGAACCAGTCTGCCCCTGTTTGAGAAGGTGTTCGTCGACATCGGAGATGAGCAATCGCTTGATGCGGACCTGTCGTCGTTTACCGGCCACTTGGTCCGGTTGAAGCACATTCTCGAACACGCTGACACCCGTAGCCTCGTGCTTTTGGATGAGATTGGGGCTTCGACCGCACCGGAAGAAGGGGTAGCGTTGGCGGTGGCGGTGCTTGAGGCGTTACGCGACCGCGGGGTACTAACGGTAGCGACTACTCACCTAGGTGCGCTGAAGATGTTCGTGCAGGACGAACCAGGTATGGTCAATGCGGCCATGGGATTCCGGGACGGCCGGCCGACATATCGGCTGACATTCGGCTTTCCAGGCGAATCAAGTGCGCTCGAGATTGCGGCCCGAGTCGGGCTCGGCGAGGAGTTGATTCGCAGGGCCGAGTCGAGACTTGGTCGCGAGTGGCTTGACCTTGGAGCGAAGCTCCGCGTTCTGAACCAGGAACTCGAGAAAGCATTGGTCGCACGGCGCGAGGCCGAGGCGGTCCGTCTGGAAGGAGAACGGCTCAGGACTACGTACGAGGCAAGATTGGATGAGCTCGAACAGCGGGTTCGAACTGAGCAGGAGCGCTTGCAGCACGAGCGGAAGGATGTACTGATCCGCACTCGGCGCGAGATAGAGAATCTGGTACGAGAAATAAGGGAAACCCAGGCTCGGCATGACGTGGTGGTTAAGGCTAAGCGTTTTGTCGAGGACGAGCTGAGGAAAACTGACGTGACTGGCACAAAGTCTCAGGGTTCAGCGTCCGAGGTTCGAGAGCCAAACATAGGGCCGAGATTTGCGGTCGGGGATGCAGTCGAATCCAAGTCGCTTCGGTGTCGCGGGACGGTCGCTCAAGTCACTGGTGAGGCAGTGACAGTTGTGCTTGGTAACATCAGAATGCAGTTGCCGGTCTCGGACCTTGTCGCAGTTGGGGCGTCGGCCGATTCCGCGCCGGGGGTAGTGCAGGCAGCAGAACCTTTTCACTTTGAACCGAGGCTCAGTGTCCGCGGTATGCCCAAGGACGAGGCTGAAGAGGCTGTAAGCCGCTTCTTGGATGATGCAGTATGTTTGGGAACTAAACAGGTCGTGGTGGTACACGGCAAGGGAATGGGCGTGTTGCAGAAGATGTTGTGGCGACGCCTGCGTGATGACCCGCGAGTGCGTGGATTTCGGTTCGGTGAGCCGTCTGAGGGCGGAACCGGAGCTACGGTCGTGTTGCTTGGGGACGACGCATCCGGTGACGCGAAGTTGAGTGTTGCCACGTCGCCTGGGCAAAAGCGAGCGAACCGGCGTAAGCGAGGTTAG
- the rpsU gene encoding 30S ribosomal protein S21 gives MAGIVVKEGESYESFMRRFRRACEKAGILRDVKRREYYEKPSVRRKRKAAEARRRNWRRQQSDWR, from the coding sequence ATGGCAGGTATCGTCGTCAAGGAAGGTGAGTCGTATGAGAGCTTCATGCGCCGGTTCCGCCGGGCCTGCGAGAAGGCCGGCATCCTTCGGGACGTGAAGCGACGCGAGTACTATGAAAAGCCGAGTGTTCGTCGGAAGCGCAAGGCAGCCGAGGCACGCAGGCGCAATTGGCGTAGACAGCAGTCGGACTGGCGCTGA
- a CDS encoding RsmE family RNA methyltransferase, whose translation MSSGQGHKERSRLRASGGEESKGAAFFLLDQEPGPDQVAVITGNEARHLCRVLRLQSGDRVFATDGKGVEYELELVSVRPDKAVGRVLMTRVRPREPARRLVLAQSIIKPDRMAELVQSATQLGVSEIIPFGSARTVASLKPTRLEHLRRKVREAVKCSGRTVVPMLAEPLELSELLGRVSEFDAAVVAYEEEEHTQLADVLDPGAESVLLLVGPEGGFERAEVLRMKAAGIRSFSLGPRRLRAETAASAAVVLALSLLGELAVDGRRAGGPKVLESGA comes from the coding sequence ATGAGCAGCGGACAAGGACACAAGGAGCGCTCAAGACTCAGAGCTTCGGGGGGTGAAGAAAGTAAGGGAGCAGCCTTTTTCTTGCTCGACCAGGAGCCGGGACCGGACCAGGTCGCGGTGATAACCGGCAATGAGGCGCGACATCTGTGCCGGGTGCTACGCCTCCAGTCTGGCGATCGCGTATTTGCCACCGACGGAAAGGGAGTCGAGTACGAGCTTGAGCTTGTGTCGGTGCGGCCGGATAAAGCTGTCGGGAGGGTGCTCATGACTCGGGTCCGGCCGCGTGAGCCGGCCCGCCGACTTGTTCTGGCGCAGAGTATTATCAAACCGGACCGGATGGCGGAGCTGGTGCAAAGTGCTACCCAGCTCGGAGTGTCAGAGATTATACCTTTCGGCAGCGCGCGCACGGTAGCGAGTTTGAAGCCGACAAGGCTCGAGCATCTACGACGAAAGGTACGCGAGGCGGTAAAGTGCTCGGGCCGGACAGTCGTGCCGATGCTGGCCGAGCCGCTGGAACTGTCCGAGTTGCTGGGTCGGGTCAGCGAGTTCGATGCGGCGGTCGTGGCGTACGAGGAGGAAGAACACACCCAACTCGCAGATGTGCTTGATCCTGGGGCGGAGTCGGTATTGCTCCTTGTCGGACCGGAAGGTGGTTTTGAGCGTGCCGAAGTCCTACGGATGAAAGCGGCCGGAATTCGCAGTTTCAGCCTCGGTCCGAGAAGACTGCGGGCTGAGACGGCGGCAAGCGCAGCCGTGGTTCTGGCGCTATCGCTGTTGGGCGAGCTTGCAGTTGATGGACGCAGAGCCGGAGGGCCAAAGGTGTTGGAGTCCGGAGCGTAG
- a CDS encoding J domain-containing protein, with amino-acid sequence MPQTKRDYYEVIGVPRNATLEEIKSAYRRLAKQYHPDQNPGNRAEAEEKFKELSEAYEVLADENKRRLYDQYGHEGVSRQFGPGGFDFRRDFTHTEDISDIFGDLLRGFGGGFTSGGLFDVLFGGQTEGSARGRRGGDIRIRLKLTLEEIAEGVVREVTFSRYEACEECGGRGGTGQEVCPTCRGQGRVQRRTSSIFGQFVQVSSCPACGGQGTRVRETCRKCEGEGRVRRQRTLKVRVPAGVSSGNYIPLRNEGHYGPAGTGDVLIEVEEKEHPLFLRRGDDIIVELPVTPAQAVLGAKLTVPTLGGEKVITLPAGTESGALLRLRGAGVKRLDGGRGDELVRVVLQVPTRLSAEERKLWKALADSENRDSLVPRKPRQ; translated from the coding sequence ATGCCTCAGACGAAGCGCGACTACTATGAAGTTATTGGAGTACCGCGCAACGCTACGCTCGAGGAAATAAAGTCCGCCTACCGCAGGCTAGCCAAGCAGTATCACCCGGACCAGAATCCGGGCAATCGGGCTGAGGCCGAGGAGAAGTTCAAGGAGCTTTCTGAGGCGTATGAGGTTCTGGCGGACGAGAACAAGCGTCGTCTCTACGATCAGTACGGCCACGAGGGTGTGTCGCGTCAGTTTGGGCCGGGCGGATTCGACTTCCGCCGCGATTTTACACATACGGAAGACATCAGCGACATATTTGGCGATCTGTTACGCGGATTTGGCGGGGGATTCACCTCGGGCGGGTTATTTGACGTCTTATTCGGTGGACAAACAGAGGGTTCTGCTCGGGGACGACGTGGTGGAGATATAAGAATTAGACTCAAGCTCACGCTTGAGGAGATTGCCGAGGGTGTAGTACGGGAGGTTACCTTCTCCCGGTACGAGGCGTGTGAGGAGTGTGGAGGCCGCGGCGGGACCGGGCAGGAAGTTTGTCCGACCTGTCGGGGACAGGGACGAGTACAACGACGCACGAGTTCGATCTTTGGCCAGTTCGTGCAAGTCTCGTCCTGTCCGGCCTGCGGTGGACAGGGTACGCGGGTCAGAGAAACATGCAGGAAGTGTGAAGGAGAAGGAAGGGTACGGCGGCAGCGGACGTTGAAGGTCAGGGTTCCGGCCGGTGTATCCTCAGGCAACTACATTCCGCTCCGCAACGAAGGCCACTATGGTCCGGCCGGTACGGGGGATGTTCTAATTGAGGTAGAGGAGAAGGAACATCCGTTGTTCTTGCGTCGGGGAGACGACATTATCGTGGAGTTACCGGTCACTCCAGCGCAAGCGGTTCTGGGCGCGAAGCTGACAGTGCCGACTCTTGGAGGTGAAAAAGTCATTACCCTGCCGGCTGGGACTGAGTCGGGCGCGCTGCTGCGGTTGCGCGGGGCGGGCGTTAAGCGACTGGATGGTGGCCGAGGTGATGAGCTAGTCCGGGTTGTACTGCAGGTTCCGACTCGACTGTCAGCAGAAGAAAGGAAGCTGTGGAAGGCGCTGGCCGACAGCGAGAACAGGGATTCACTTGTCCCGAGGAAGCCGAGGCAATGA